In Ischnura elegans chromosome 6, ioIscEleg1.1, whole genome shotgun sequence, one genomic interval encodes:
- the LOC124160900 gene encoding sialin-like, whose protein sequence is MTAADVDQTGEAKQVNGVAESKGVEAGRKESGVSKKSVRRGLPRRYMVAILAFLGFWNVYALRVNLSVAIVAMTTPYNVTVERDGVLVQEVRQDFDWDLPTKGLLLSSFFYGYIFTQLLGGWLATRIGGGARLFCAGIGVTAVLTLITPPVAYASLPGLFIIRIVEGLFEGVTFPSIHAVWSHWAPPLERSRLATIAFSGSFVGTVVSLPVSSLLADTLGWESIFYIFGVIAAIWCTAWWIIVKEKPELDKNISEEELDYIKTSLGPQSSGARPPWRQIVMSMPVWAIVVSHFCENWGFYTLLTQLPTFVKDTLGFDLGKAGFLSALPYLAMAIVLQISGQLADYMRSLHVSAGGKFESVIFSTTGVRKVFNCTAFLCQTVFMLLAAHIPSAAGAVTCLTLAVGLGGFAWSGFSVNHLDIAPQYAGVLMGFGNTFATLPGIISPTLTGYIVRDGDPSQWKNVFYIAGGLYLMGAVFYGIFASGVMQPWAKEVNSSNGNSKGNNGRRDTPAEHQCYSNEVVVDERL, encoded by the exons ATGACGGCAGCCGATGTGGATCAGACGGGCGAGGCGAAGCAGGTGAATGGAGTGGCGGAGAGCAAAGGCGTGGAGGCCGGGAGGAAAGAGTCGGGAGTGAGCAAGAAGAGCGTGCGGCGAGGACTGCCCCGCAGATACATGGTGGCCATCCTCGCCTTCCTCGGATTCTGGAATGTTTACGCTCTGAGGGTCAACCTGAGCGTCGCCATCGTCGCCATGACGACGCCTTACAACGTCACAGTTGAGAGGGATGGCGTCCTCGTCCAA GAAGTGAGACAGGACTTCGATTGGGACCTGCCCACAAAGGGTCTGCTCCTCAGCTCCTTCTTCTACGGCTACATCTTCACGCAGCTGCTGGGCGGGTGGCTGGCCACTCGCATCGGCGGCGGCGCGCGGCTCTTCTGCGCCGGCATCGGCGTCACCGCGGTGCTCACACTCATCACGCCTCCGGTGGCGTACGCGTCTTTGCCGGGACTGTTCATCATCCGAATAGTCGAGGGTCTCTTTGAG GGAGTGACCTTCCCATCTATACATGCTGTGTGGAGCCATTGGGCACCACCACTTGAAAGAAGTCGCCTCGCCACCATTGCATTCTCTGGCAGCTTCGTGGGAACCGTTGTATCTTTGCCGGTATCATCTCTGCTTGCTGATACTCTGGGCTGGGAGTCCATATTCTACATATTTG GTGTCATAGCTGCAATTTGGTGTACTGCCTGGTGGATAATTGTCAAGGAGAAACCTGAGcttgataaaaatatatcagaGGAGGAACTTGACTACATAAAGACTTCTCTGGGTCCTCAGTCTTCTGGTGCT AGACCGCCATGGAGACAAATTGTAATGTCAATGCCAGTTTGGGCCATAGTGGTATCCCATTTTTGTGAAAACTGGGGTTTTTATACTCTTCTTACCCAGCTCCCAACTTTTGTGAaag ATACTTTGGGATTTGATCTTGGGAAAGCTGGCTTTCTGTCAGCTTTACCATACCTTGCAATGGCTATTGTGCTACAAATATCTGGGCAGTTAGCCGATTATATGCGATCACTGCATGTGTCTGCTGGGGGGAAATTTGAATCAGTTATATTCAGCACGACCGGTGTCCGGAAGGTCTTCAACTGCACTGCATTCCTCTGTCAGACTGTTTTCATGCTGCTGGCTGCTCACATACCTTCTGCAGCCGGTGCAGTCACATGTCTCACCCTGGCCGTTGGTCTCGGGGGATTTGCGTGGTCTGGATTCAG TGTCAACCATTTGGACATAGCACCACAGTATGCTGGTGTCTTGATGGGATTTGGGAATACTTTTGCCACCCTTCCTGGAATCATTAGTCCAACCCTCACTGGCTACATAGTTAGAGATGGG GATCCATCCCAATGGAAAAACGTGTTTTATATTGCTGGAGGATTATACCTGATGGGAGCTGTGTTTTATGGAATATTTGCTTCTGGTGTAATGCAGCCGTGGGCAAAGGAAGTGAATTCAAGCAATGGCAACAGCAAGGGAAACAACGGAAGGCGGGACACTCCAGCGGAGCATCAGTGCTACTCGAATGAAGTCGTTGTCGACGAAAGACTCTGA